Sequence from the Coleofasciculaceae cyanobacterium genome:
TAGGGCAACTAGACCAAATAACCAACAAATCTCCCTTTTTTCAACCCGCAAGCGAATCTACTGGTAATAATCAAAGTCTGAGAGGACATCGAGATTGTTCGCTTGAAATTAATAGTGCGATCGCCAACGGTCAACTATTTCTGGATTGGACTTATAGCCAAGCATTATATCGAGAAACAACAATTCAGCGATTAGCAGAAAACTCACTCAATAAATTGCGATCGCTGATATACCATTGTCAATCTCCTGACTCTGGAGGCTATACCCCTTCCGACTTTCCTCAAATGCAATTCGATTCAGCAGAACTAGATTTATTACTTGCAGAACTTGATAATTGAGGGCGCAAGCCTCGCGCCTCTACAGACGATTGGTAAAAATTCTTGAAATAACTATCTATTATGAATCAGAAAAATATTGCAAATATCTATCCCATGACACCCATGCAGCAGGGCATACTTTTTCATACCCTGAATGCACCCCAAACAGGAATTTATGTAGTTCAAAGTAGCTATCAATTTAATAACCAGATTAACCTACCTGCTTTTAAACAAGCTTGGCAACAAGTAATTAACCAACATTGTGTTTTACGAACTTCTTTTCATTGGCAACAACACCATGAACCATTTCAAGTAGTACATAAACAAGTAGAATTACCCTGGCGGGAATGGAGACAAGGAGACTTCGGGATCGAAAATAATGAACGAGAACAATTAGAAGCTTGGCTAGAAAAGGATCGACAAGAGGGTTTTAATCTTAACCAAGCACCTTTAATGCGCTTGAGTTTGATTCATTTAGCTAACAACACTTATCAATTTATTTGGAGTTGTCACCATTTAATTTTAGACGGCTGGTCAACCGCCTTGATCTTAAAACAAGTATTAGATAACTATCAAGCATTATCTCAAGGTCAACATTTACTTTTAACGCCAAGTCGCCCTTATGCCGACTATGTTGCTTGGCTACGACAACAAGACTTATCTCAAGCTAAGACATACTGGCAAAAAGCACTTCAAGGTTTTACCGCACCTACTTCTATTTTCCGCCTTTTTCCAGGGGAGATTGAGGAAGAATCGAAAGAGGCTTCGCTTAAGTTATCTTTTGAAACTACAGCAGCATTACAATCTTTAGGCAAAAAGCATAGATTGACTTTCAATACTATTTTGCAAGGTGCTTGGGCTTTGCTTTTGAGTCGTTACAGTGGTCAAGAAGACATTGTGTTTGGTGCAACTTCCTCTGGTCGACCGCTTAATTTAGTAGGATCTGAATCAATGGTGGGTTTATTTATCAATACCCTACCAGTCCGAGTCAAAGTACCTGCTAACGAATCCCTAATTCCTTGGCTACAAAAACTGCAAAATCAACAAATTGAAGCACATCAATATGAATACACTCCTTTGGTGCAGGTACAGGAATGGAGTGATGTACCCAAAAATTTGCCCCTGTTTGAAAGTGTTTTAGTTTTTGAAAACTATCCTGTAGATACTTCAATCGCCAAATTTGCTAGTCAAATGCAGATTGAAGAAATTAAGTCGATAGAATCAACTAATTATCCTTTGGCTATTTCAGCAGGATTAAGCGATGAGTTATTTTTAGAAATTTTATTTGATCGCGCTCGCTTTGATGCTGTTACTGTTAGGAGAATACTGGGACACTTAGAACATTTGTTAGCAGAATTTGTTGCTAAACCCGAAGCTAACTTAGCAGACTTATCAATCCTCACAAATGCTGAAAAACAGCAAATATTAATCGATCAAAATAATAATCGAGTTAATTACAAAAATAATCTCTGTATTCATCAATTATTTGAGCAACAGGTAGCCAAAACGCCCGATGCTATAGCCGTAATTTCCCAAAACCAACAATTAACTTATCAAGAATTAGATCGACGCGCCGAACAGTTAGCTGTTTATTTACAAAGTATCGGAGTCAAATCAGAAGTCATTGTTGGTATTTGTCTAGAACGTTCTCTAGAAGTAGTTGTCGCGATTTTAGCTATTCTCAAAGCTGGTGGTGCATATCTACCTCTCGATCCAGCTTATCCCCAACAACGCTTAGATTATATCGTCCAAGATGCTCAAATCTCTCTCGTATTAACCCAACAACCTCTAAAAGACAAAATACGACAGCAGTCAATTAGAGTTATAGCAATAGATACCCAATGGCAAACAATTATACGATCACAGCAGCAAAATCTCACTCGCCATGTCAATCCAGACAGTCTCGCTTATGTAATTTATACCTCTGGTTCGACAGGAAACCCTAAAGGAGTGTTAGTGGATCACTATAATGTAGTTCGCTTATTTACTGCTACTCAAGATTGGTATAATTTTGACCATAATGATGTTTGGACGCTATTCCATTCTTATGCTTTTGATTTCTCAGTTTGGGAAATTTGGGGTGCTTTAATCTATGGCGGAAAATTGGTAATAGTACCCTATTTAGTAAGCAGATCTCCCGATAGTTTTTATCAGCTTCTCCTAGACGAGAAAGTTACAGTATTAAACCAAACTCCCTCAGCTTTTTCACAATTAATCCAGATAGACGAACGCTCAAATCTAAATTCTCGGTTAAATTTGCGTTTGATTATTTTCGGCGGAGAAGCATTAGAGATACACAGCTTGAAACCCTGGTTTGAACGGCATGGCGATCGCCAGCCGCAGCTAGTAAATATGTATGGCATCACTGAAACAACCGTACACGTTACTTACCGTCCACTTACCATAGCAGATACTAATCATCAGAGCAGCGTTATTGGTTGTCCGATTCCTGACTTAAAGTTATATCTACTCGATAGCTATTTACAGCCAGTTCCTATTGGAGTTGTGGGAGAAATGTATGTTGCTGGTGCAGGTGTAGCGCGGGGTTATCTCAATCGCGAACAGTTAACTCAAGAGAGATTTATCAAAGATCCTTTTAGTAACAACTCAAAATCTAGATTATATAAATCTGGGGATTTGGCGCGTTATTCATCTACCGGAGAACTAGAGTATTTGGGGCGTATCGACCATCAGGTAAAAATTAGGGGTTTCCGCATCGAATTAGGTGAAATTGAAGCTTTATTAGCTAGTCACGAAGATATTGGTCAAACAATCGCTATCGTAAGGGAAGATCGATCGGGAAATAAACACATTGTTGCCTATGCTATTCCCAAACCTAACAAAGTTATTGATGTTAAAACAATACGTCAGTATCTTCAAGCACATTTACCTGACTACATGATTCCTGCTGCTTTTGTAACTTTGGATTCTTTCCCCTTAACCAATAATGGCAAAATCAACAGGGATGCCTTACCCACACCAGATTTAATTAATCCTGTAACTAAATTAGATTACGTTGCGCCTCGGACTAATACGGAAAAACAAATGGCAGAAATTTGGCAGGAAGTTTTAGTTATATCCCAAGTGGGAATTTACGATAATTTCTTCGATCTGGGCGGACATTCTTTATTAATAGTGCGTTTATTTGCCAGTATCCGTGCTGTTTTTAAAATAGATTTACCTTTCCAGTTTTTGTTTGACGCACCTATTTTGATTGATTTTGTCGAGAAACTAGAAAATAAAAAGACGGGGAGACTAGGAGACGGGGAGACTGGGAGACTGGGTTTGGAGTTAAATAAGGAGGCTGTTTTAGATTGCACTATTTCTCTTCAAGATCGTCAATTTGAATATCCAGATTCAATTAACAGTATTTTTCTGACGGGTGCAACGGGTTTTTTAGGGGCATTTTTATTATCCGAACTTTTACAGCAAACTGAAGCCAATATTTATTGTTTAGTACGTGCTAATAATCTGGAAACAGGCAAAGATAAGATCGAGCAATCTTTAGTCAATTATCTTCTGTGGCAAGATGTTTTTAGTTTCAGAATTATTCCCATTATTGGCGATCTATCTCAACCGTTTTTAGGACTTTCAGAAGCAAAATTCCAATCTCTAGCAGAATCAATCGATCTCATCTACCACAATGGTGCTTGGGTACATCATACTACTCCCTATTCAACACTCAAAGCAGCTAATGTCTTGGGTACCAAGGAAATCTTACGATTAGCTAGCATTAATAAAATTAAACCAGTCCATTTTATTTCCACCATTAGTGTTTTTTCTGGAGTTAATAATTCTGGCGATCGCTTAATTACAGCCACCTCTAAAATCGATGATTTTGGAGTACCAGAAGGCGGCTATGCTCAAAGTAAATGGGTTGCTGATAAATTAGTTACTCTTGCTCGCGATCGCGGTTTACCTGTTACTATTTATCGCCCTGGAAGTATATCGGGACATAGTAAAACTGGAGTATTTAATCCTAATGATTTCTTGTACAGATTGCTGATTGGTTGTATCCAGTTAGGTTGCATCCCTCAAGGAGATTTGTTAGATAGTTTAGTACCTGTAGATTACGTCAGCCAAGCAATTGTTAGTATCTCTGTGCAACCACAATCTCTAAATAAAGCTTTCCATTTAGTTAATGGCGATTGCGCGGAGCGCACTGCCGAAGGAGATCGCCTCGATTTAAATATCTTAACTAATCTGATTCGTGATTTTGGTTATGAGCTAAAAGAGCTTTCTGAGGAACAATGGCAAATAAAATTAGCTGAAATTGCTGAAAATCAGCCAGAACATCCTTTATATCCTTTGATTTCATTGCTGTCTTTTTCAGGCGCTCGCGAAAACTTACTCCCTTTACAATTCAATTGTCAAAACACTTTGCAAGCCTTAAAAAATACTGCGATTTCTTGTCCGTCGACGGATGAGAAGTTACTACGTACTTATTTATCTTATCTGAGGGAAAATGGTTTTCTTGATACCTCACGACCACCAGTTATGAGTAATTGAAAAGAATCTCGCGCAGAGGCGCAGAGGCACAGACGAGAAGAGGCGAAAGTTATAAACAAACATACCTAATTCATCATCACCAAAGTGTAATTATTCAACAAACAGGACTTGAGATTAAACTATGCTGAAAAAAAATAGTTCTTCGGTAACACAAACTGCATCGGGAAAAGAAATTTACCAACAACTACCAACTAATATTGAGGAGGTTTATTTAGAAAAATTCATCGCTGAATATTGCGATCGCACTAAAACTTCAAAACAACTAGCCCAAGCTTTTCGCCCGACCTTAGCCGATCCCAGGGTTGCAGCAGGGTTTAGTTTACCCCTTAAAGAAATGTGCTATCCCATTGTGGCTAAAAAGTCTTTTGGTTCAAAAATTTGGGATGTAGATGGCAATGAATATATAGATTTAATTATGGGGTTTGGGATTAATCTTTTAGGACATAATCCGTCTTTTATTAAGCAAGCTCTGATCGAACAATTAGATCGGGGTATCGAAATCGGCGTACAAACTCAACTAGCGGGAGAAGTTGCCCAGTTAATTTCCGAATTAACTGGTATGGAGAGAGTTACCTTTAGTAATACTGGCACAGAAGCAGTAATGACAGCGATTCGTATTGCTAGGGCTGCTACTAAGCGTAACAAAATAGCGATCTTTTCTGGTTCTTATCACGGACATTCTGATGCTACTTTAGTCGATATTAAACAAATTAACGGCAATTTACAAACAGTCGCTAAAGCCGATGGTATTCCTGATGGTGTTGTGGGAGATACTCTAGTTTTAGATTATGGAAATTATGATTCCCTGGAAATAATTAAAAATCATCATCCAGAATTAGCTGCTATTTTGGTCGAACCCGTACAAAGTTGTCGTCCTGACTTGCAACCCCGCGAATTTCTCCAACAATTGCGTAAATTAACCGCAGAATTAGGAATTGTGCTGATTTTTGACGAAATGGTCACGGGTTTTCGCGTTCATCAAGGAGGTGCGCAAGCTTGGTTTGACGTACAAGCAGACATTGCTACCTATGGCAAAATTGTTGGTGGTGGCTTACCGATTGGCGTAATTGCGGGGAAAGCTGCCTATATGGATAAAATTGATGGGGGAATGTGGCATTATGGCGATGATTCTTCTCCAAGAGTACAAACTACTTTTTTTGCTGGTACTTATTGCAAACATCCTCTATCTTTAGCTGCTGCTAAGGCAATTTTAGAGTATCTTAAAGCCCAAGGAAATACATTACAAATACAGTTAGGCGATCGCACTACGCAATTTGCTAGAGAATTAAATAATTGTTTTGCTAGTTTCCAATTACCGATTAAGATAGCTAATTTTGGTTCTTGTTTTGACGCAGTTTTAGATACCAATTCTGCCCCATCATCTAGCTCTGATTCAGTTAGTCGGGGCATCGATTTATTGTCCTATCATTTACTCTATAAAGGCGTACTAATTCGGGCTGGTAGTGGTTGTTTATCTACTGCCCATACAGATGTAGAACTTAATTATGTAATTGAGTCAATTGAAGATAGTTTAAAACAATTACGACAAGCAAATTTACTTTAAAATCCCTTGAACTGTGTTTACCAAACCTTCAACCTATTTAAGCTCAGCTCCAAATCAAAAGCAATAAATTAGAAACTATATCTGCGTTTATCTGTGTTCATCTGCGGATAAATAATACTCAATTCAATTTGGAAAAAACCAGATAATCAAAATGAAAATCAAACCAATCGAACGAATTAATCGACCAACAAATAAAGAATTCAATCGCTATATAATTCAAAACCAACCAGTTATTATCACTGGAGTTGCTAATCAATGGCAAGCTTGTGCTAATTGGACTATAAAAAGTTTCAAACATATGTTTGGCGATCTCACAGTACCTTTAAGAGCCAGTGACAATGAAATTGATGTATTTTTTGGCGAAGACAATCAACCAAGATTTCTACGTTTTTCTGAATATATCGACCTGATTTTAAATTGCGATCGCTTAAATAAAAGACCACCATATTTTGGTAATATTCTCCTTAACGATCCTGAAATTAAAATGATTGTCGAACCAATTATTAAAGATTTTGATTTTCCTCAATATTTTACTGATAGTACCAGGAACGATCTACAGCTTTGGATTGGCGCAGCTAATCAAAAGTCAACAATTCATAATGACAATTATCAAAACTTAAATGCTCAAATTTATGGTAAAAAAACATTTTTATTATTCTCCCCCGAACAACACCGATTTCTTTATCCTGTCAAAATTGATCGCGAATTATGGTCTAGCCCTATCGATCCTCAAAATCCAGATTTAGTAAAGTATCCCTTATTTGCTCAAGCATCTTGTATAGAAGCTATTTTAGAACCAGGAGAAATTCTATTTATTCCTGTTTTTTGGTGGCATCAAGCCAGAGCAATTACTACTGCAATTAATCTCAATATGTGGGCATTTACTAAAAAAATAAGTCAATACTGGAATGAAGATAATCCAATGTTTAGAAACTGTTTAAATTTAGTTAAATGAAATTATCTATTCAGCGCATTTTAAAATTACTGACAATGATGCTGGTTAGCACATTAATCATGATAGCCTGTAGTAATAATTCACCAGAGACAACCACCTCTAAATTAGCATCATTATCAACAGCAGAATATCGAATAGTCAAAGATGCGATCGCGCAAATAAAAGTTCCTCTTAATCCTCAAAGAATAGTAACTTTACATGGGAAAGCCTTAGAAAGTATTTTAGCTTTAAATGTCAAACCAGTCGGGACGACTTTAAATGGCGATCGCGATCGACAACCAGATTTTTTAAGTAAACAATTAGCTAATGTTGAAATTTTGGGTTCTTTTGGCGAACCTAACTTAGAAAAAGTTTTACTACTAAAACCCGATTTAATTTTAGATTGGGATACGGAAAATATTTACTCCCAGCTATCTCAAATTGCTCCGATTATTGTTACTGAAGATAATCCTAGTAATAGCTGGCAGCCCAATTTAAAAGTTTATGCTGAGGCGTTAGGTAAACCAGAAGCAGCAGAAAAAATTATTGCTAATTATTACGCCAGACTCAAACAATTTAAAGCAGAAATCAATAAAAAAGGTAAGCCACTAACAGTTTCGGTGATTCGTATTTATCCTCAAGGAATTGCTTTTTATCAACCAGATTCTTTTTCTGGTTCAATTTTAACCGATGCGGGTTTATCTCGTCCTCCATTACAAAGACAAGGAGGAGGACAACAGCTAATTAGTCAAGAATTAATTAGTGAAGCAGATGCCGATGTAATTTTTTACTGGGCTTATGGCGATGATTATTACAGTAAAGCAGAACGAATAGAGAATAGTTTAGAACAATTTAAATCCGATCCTTTATGGTTACAATTAAATGCAGTTAAACAAGGAAAAGTTTATCAGGTCCCAGACTATTGGATTGGTTATGGCCCTTTAGCTGCTAATGCCGTAATTGACGATTTATTTAAATATTTACTCAATAACTAAATTTTGAACCCACTAAATAATTTACCTGCAAATCTTCGTCCGTTTATTATTCTTTGGATTGGTCAACTAATTTCTATTTTAGGTTCAGAAATAACTGATTTTGCCATTACAATTTGGGCTTGGGAAATTACAGGCAAAGCCACTCCATTGTCTTTAATTTTGTTATTTGCCAAAATACCGAGTATTATTGCTGCTATTTTTGCTGGTGCAATTGTAGATCGTTATAATCGTAAGTTTTTAATGTTTTTTGGCGATACTGCTTCTTGTATTTCTACCATTTTTTTACTCGTACTTTTATTAACTAATCGTTTAGAAATTTGGCATTTATATGTTACGGCTGCTATCAACGGGTTATTTGGTTACTTTCAAGATTTAGCTTATTCATCTTCCCTATCTTTACTAGTACCGAAACAACACTATACAAGAGCAACAGTGTTAAATGATTATGTCAGTGGATTTGGGGCAAATATTCTTGCTCCAGCCTTAGCAGGAGGACTATATTATGTAATCGGGCTGCAAGGCATTATGGCGATCGATTTAATTACTTTTTTCGTCGCAATTTATTCATTATCTTTAGTTAAAATACCACAACCAGTTACTAACACTAATTCACCTGAAAATAATAATTTATGGCAAAATTTGACCTTTGGGTTTCGCTACATCATCAAACGCAAAAGTCTGCTAATAATGGTAATTTTTCTAATTATTTTCTATTTCATCGATCGCGTTATGTCTGGAATCGAATCGCCAATGATTTTAGCCCGTAGTGGCAACAATACAGCTATTTTTGCCAGC
This genomic interval carries:
- a CDS encoding amino acid adenylation domain-containing protein gives rise to the protein MNQKNIANIYPMTPMQQGILFHTLNAPQTGIYVVQSSYQFNNQINLPAFKQAWQQVINQHCVLRTSFHWQQHHEPFQVVHKQVELPWREWRQGDFGIENNEREQLEAWLEKDRQEGFNLNQAPLMRLSLIHLANNTYQFIWSCHHLILDGWSTALILKQVLDNYQALSQGQHLLLTPSRPYADYVAWLRQQDLSQAKTYWQKALQGFTAPTSIFRLFPGEIEEESKEASLKLSFETTAALQSLGKKHRLTFNTILQGAWALLLSRYSGQEDIVFGATSSGRPLNLVGSESMVGLFINTLPVRVKVPANESLIPWLQKLQNQQIEAHQYEYTPLVQVQEWSDVPKNLPLFESVLVFENYPVDTSIAKFASQMQIEEIKSIESTNYPLAISAGLSDELFLEILFDRARFDAVTVRRILGHLEHLLAEFVAKPEANLADLSILTNAEKQQILIDQNNNRVNYKNNLCIHQLFEQQVAKTPDAIAVISQNQQLTYQELDRRAEQLAVYLQSIGVKSEVIVGICLERSLEVVVAILAILKAGGAYLPLDPAYPQQRLDYIVQDAQISLVLTQQPLKDKIRQQSIRVIAIDTQWQTIIRSQQQNLTRHVNPDSLAYVIYTSGSTGNPKGVLVDHYNVVRLFTATQDWYNFDHNDVWTLFHSYAFDFSVWEIWGALIYGGKLVIVPYLVSRSPDSFYQLLLDEKVTVLNQTPSAFSQLIQIDERSNLNSRLNLRLIIFGGEALEIHSLKPWFERHGDRQPQLVNMYGITETTVHVTYRPLTIADTNHQSSVIGCPIPDLKLYLLDSYLQPVPIGVVGEMYVAGAGVARGYLNREQLTQERFIKDPFSNNSKSRLYKSGDLARYSSTGELEYLGRIDHQVKIRGFRIELGEIEALLASHEDIGQTIAIVREDRSGNKHIVAYAIPKPNKVIDVKTIRQYLQAHLPDYMIPAAFVTLDSFPLTNNGKINRDALPTPDLINPVTKLDYVAPRTNTEKQMAEIWQEVLVISQVGIYDNFFDLGGHSLLIVRLFASIRAVFKIDLPFQFLFDAPILIDFVEKLENKKTGRLGDGETGRLGLELNKEAVLDCTISLQDRQFEYPDSINSIFLTGATGFLGAFLLSELLQQTEANIYCLVRANNLETGKDKIEQSLVNYLLWQDVFSFRIIPIIGDLSQPFLGLSEAKFQSLAESIDLIYHNGAWVHHTTPYSTLKAANVLGTKEILRLASINKIKPVHFISTISVFSGVNNSGDRLITATSKIDDFGVPEGGYAQSKWVADKLVTLARDRGLPVTIYRPGSISGHSKTGVFNPNDFLYRLLIGCIQLGCIPQGDLLDSLVPVDYVSQAIVSISVQPQSLNKAFHLVNGDCAERTAEGDRLDLNILTNLIRDFGYELKELSEEQWQIKLAEIAENQPEHPLYPLISLLSFSGARENLLPLQFNCQNTLQALKNTAISCPSTDEKLLRTYLSYLRENGFLDTSRPPVMSN
- a CDS encoding aspartate aminotransferase family protein gives rise to the protein MLKKNSSSVTQTASGKEIYQQLPTNIEEVYLEKFIAEYCDRTKTSKQLAQAFRPTLADPRVAAGFSLPLKEMCYPIVAKKSFGSKIWDVDGNEYIDLIMGFGINLLGHNPSFIKQALIEQLDRGIEIGVQTQLAGEVAQLISELTGMERVTFSNTGTEAVMTAIRIARAATKRNKIAIFSGSYHGHSDATLVDIKQINGNLQTVAKADGIPDGVVGDTLVLDYGNYDSLEIIKNHHPELAAILVEPVQSCRPDLQPREFLQQLRKLTAELGIVLIFDEMVTGFRVHQGGAQAWFDVQADIATYGKIVGGGLPIGVIAGKAAYMDKIDGGMWHYGDDSSPRVQTTFFAGTYCKHPLSLAAAKAILEYLKAQGNTLQIQLGDRTTQFARELNNCFASFQLPIKIANFGSCFDAVLDTNSAPSSSSDSVSRGIDLLSYHLLYKGVLIRAGSGCLSTAHTDVELNYVIESIEDSLKQLRQANLL
- a CDS encoding MFS transporter, with product MNPLNNLPANLRPFIILWIGQLISILGSEITDFAITIWAWEITGKATPLSLILLFAKIPSIIAAIFAGAIVDRYNRKFLMFFGDTASCISTIFLLVLLLTNRLEIWHLYVTAAINGLFGYFQDLAYSSSLSLLVPKQHYTRATVLNDYVSGFGANILAPALAGGLYYVIGLQGIMAIDLITFFVAIYSLSLVKIPQPVTNTNSPENNNLWQNLTFGFRYIIKRKSLLIMVIFLIIFYFIDRVMSGIESPMILARSGNNTAIFASVHTATAIGGAIGGILLSIWGGFQRRIHGFLLGTILTFTSAIAFGLSNLPPLWLITTFFAALFWPIIGSSELSIWLAKVPPQIQGRVFAARFLMTQISVPIALAMTGFLADRVFEPAMMPGGSLAPILGSLFGTGLGSGMAVQYTLFAMFGVILGLGGYTLTQLRDIETILPDADLETG
- a CDS encoding cupin-like domain-containing protein yields the protein MKIKPIERINRPTNKEFNRYIIQNQPVIITGVANQWQACANWTIKSFKHMFGDLTVPLRASDNEIDVFFGEDNQPRFLRFSEYIDLILNCDRLNKRPPYFGNILLNDPEIKMIVEPIIKDFDFPQYFTDSTRNDLQLWIGAANQKSTIHNDNYQNLNAQIYGKKTFLLFSPEQHRFLYPVKIDRELWSSPIDPQNPDLVKYPLFAQASCIEAILEPGEILFIPVFWWHQARAITTAINLNMWAFTKKISQYWNEDNPMFRNCLNLVK
- a CDS encoding ABC transporter substrate-binding protein, producing MKLSIQRILKLLTMMLVSTLIMIACSNNSPETTTSKLASLSTAEYRIVKDAIAQIKVPLNPQRIVTLHGKALESILALNVKPVGTTLNGDRDRQPDFLSKQLANVEILGSFGEPNLEKVLLLKPDLILDWDTENIYSQLSQIAPIIVTEDNPSNSWQPNLKVYAEALGKPEAAEKIIANYYARLKQFKAEINKKGKPLTVSVIRIYPQGIAFYQPDSFSGSILTDAGLSRPPLQRQGGGQQLISQELISEADADVIFYWAYGDDYYSKAERIENSLEQFKSDPLWLQLNAVKQGKVYQVPDYWIGYGPLAANAVIDDLFKYLLNN